A region from the Nocardia terpenica genome encodes:
- a CDS encoding alpha/beta hydrolase, translating into MRKELRRWGGRTALAGLVASMLAAVPGFAVAAPVAAGADGSRIDHVVTTDARRSTVYVYSAAMDRVIALDLLRPADTSRPRPTLYLLDGAEDGIGANGAETSWETKTDLAAFTADQNLNVVTVLDGRYSYYTDWAADDPRLGRNRWTTFLTRELPPLLDSYLGASGRNAIAGVSMSATSALALAEAAPGLYRSVGSFSGCDQTSVDPGRRYLQAVVLSGGGNPWNIWGPDGAPGWAANDPSTDANLMKLRGVDLYIAAGTGGPATDGRPANPSGGMLESVVADCTHRLQDSTTRLGIPATYRYVPGGQHAWPYWQDDLHAAWPELTRPLGITS; encoded by the coding sequence ATGCGAAAAGAATTGCGCAGGTGGGGCGGTCGAACAGCGCTCGCGGGACTGGTGGCCTCGATGCTGGCGGCGGTGCCGGGATTCGCGGTCGCGGCCCCTGTCGCGGCGGGTGCCGATGGTTCGCGCATCGACCACGTGGTCACCACCGACGCCCGGCGCTCCACCGTCTACGTGTACTCGGCCGCCATGGACCGGGTGATCGCGCTGGACCTGCTCCGCCCCGCCGACACCAGCCGCCCGCGGCCCACGCTGTACCTGCTCGACGGGGCGGAGGACGGCATCGGCGCGAACGGCGCCGAGACCTCGTGGGAGACCAAGACCGACCTGGCCGCCTTCACCGCCGATCAGAACCTGAACGTGGTGACGGTCCTGGACGGCCGCTACTCCTACTACACCGACTGGGCGGCCGACGATCCCCGGCTGGGCCGCAACAGGTGGACCACCTTCCTCACCCGGGAACTGCCGCCGCTGCTGGATTCCTATCTGGGCGCCTCCGGGCGCAATGCCATTGCGGGAGTATCGATGTCGGCGACCTCGGCGCTCGCGCTGGCCGAGGCCGCGCCGGGCCTGTACCGCAGCGTCGGATCCTTCAGCGGCTGCGACCAGACCAGCGTCGATCCCGGCCGCCGCTACCTGCAGGCGGTGGTGCTGTCCGGCGGCGGCAATCCGTGGAATATCTGGGGCCCCGACGGCGCACCGGGCTGGGCCGCCAACGATCCCTCCACCGACGCGAATCTGATGAAGCTGCGCGGCGTGGACCTCTACATCGCCGCGGGCACCGGCGGACCCGCCACCGACGGCCGCCCGGCCAATCCGTCCGGCGGGATGCTGGAATCGGTGGTGGCCGACTGCACCCACCGATTGCAGGACAGCACAACCCGATTGGGCATACCCGCCACCTACCGCTACGTTCCCGGCGGTCAGCACGCCTGGCCGTACTGGCAGGACGATCTGCACGCCGCATGGCCCGAACTCACGCGTCCGCTGGGCATCACCTCTTGA
- a CDS encoding class I SAM-dependent methyltransferase: MNGQPSRTALATAYARAYHQVAAEPRVFTDELAVPIAGIPAAELGETNDSGDEWPRLRRLFLAGRARFAEDTIAEAVADGARQAVILGAGLDTFGCRNPHPGLRVFEVDHPDTQAWKRQRLAEADIAIPTSLTFAPVDFETGTLAAGLAAAGFDRTAPTVFAWMGVVFYLTPETITGTLRFIAEQAAPVRVVLDYLYPPATENGAAQAAMTARADRVAALGEPWRSYFTAEEFARVLGDLGYRDIEDRSAPEVLADYMEQPPTYPDSLPRPPHIVRATHRPPSAAQRPRPGSADRPDTSR, translated from the coding sequence ATGAACGGACAACCCAGCCGGACCGCGTTGGCCACCGCGTACGCGCGGGCGTATCACCAGGTCGCCGCGGAGCCGCGGGTGTTCACCGACGAACTCGCGGTGCCGATCGCGGGCATTCCGGCCGCCGAGCTCGGCGAGACGAACGACAGCGGGGACGAGTGGCCGCGGCTGCGGCGGTTGTTCCTGGCGGGCCGCGCCCGATTCGCCGAGGACACCATTGCCGAGGCGGTGGCCGACGGCGCCCGGCAGGCCGTGATCCTGGGGGCGGGGCTGGACACGTTCGGCTGCCGCAACCCGCACCCGGGGCTGCGGGTGTTCGAGGTCGACCACCCCGACACCCAGGCGTGGAAGCGACAGCGGCTGGCCGAGGCCGACATTGCGATCCCGACCTCGCTGACCTTCGCCCCGGTCGACTTCGAGACCGGAACCCTGGCGGCGGGCCTGGCCGCCGCGGGCTTCGACCGCACGGCCCCGACGGTATTCGCCTGGATGGGTGTCGTGTTCTATCTGACGCCCGAAACCATCACCGGCACACTGCGTTTCATAGCCGAACAGGCGGCCCCGGTGCGGGTGGTGCTCGACTACCTGTATCCGCCCGCCACCGAGAACGGTGCCGCGCAGGCGGCCATGACCGCGCGGGCCGACCGGGTGGCCGCGCTGGGCGAGCCGTGGCGGTCGTACTTCACCGCCGAGGAGTTCGCGCGAGTGCTGGGCGACCTGGGTTACCGCGATATCGAAGACCGTTCCGCGCCCGAGGTATTGGCCGACTACATGGAGCAACCGCCGACCTACCCGGATTCGCTGCCCCGACCACCACACATCGTTCGTGCCACGCATCGACCACCGTCCGCCGCGCAGCGTCCACGGCCAGGTAGTGCGGACCGACCGGACACGAGCCGATGA
- a CDS encoding nitroreductase/quinone reductase family protein — protein MVAATRLPLLGPLLRRGITEITYVGRRSGRTFRTPVGYRRDGDEVSIIVLMPDRKTWWRNFLAAGGPIAVHLDGVDRPGHAVARRDERGRVTVTVRLDPEG, from the coding sequence ATGGTCGCCGCGACCCGCCTGCCGCTGCTGGGTCCGCTGCTGCGACGCGGCATAACCGAGATCACCTACGTGGGCCGCCGCTCCGGGCGTACCTTCCGCACCCCGGTCGGCTATCGCCGCGACGGTGACGAGGTCTCGATCATCGTGCTGATGCCCGACCGCAAGACCTGGTGGCGCAACTTCCTCGCCGCGGGCGGCCCGATCGCGGTGCACCTGGACGGCGTCGACCGCCCCGGGCACGCCGTCGCCCGTCGCGACGAGCGCGGCCGCGTCACCGTCACCGTGCGCTTGGACCCCGAGGGCTGA
- a CDS encoding acyltransferase family protein produces the protein MTGAATIATATATTPSGASGHRRDLDGLRGIAIALVAIFHVWVGRVSGGVDVFLVLSGYFFTGSLLRRVGSTGSAGVLVTLRRTARRLLPALVVVLAAVLAATVALRPFTQWSDIARQTIASLLYYQNWQLALSWSDYLAADPSVSPLQHLWSMAVQGQYYLAALLAIAAVAWVCRALGRPESARPVAAGVIAVAAVASFLYAAHGVSTHQGWNYYDSAARAWELLAGAGLALAVPYLAPGRLVRLVLGTAGLAAVVLCGWLVDGVHRFPGPAALLPVGAAAALIVAGAGLAPDRLPLPNRLLAAAPPVLLGELAYALYLWHWPILIVVLTETGAASADFETGLLVLGLSLVLAYLTHRFVEEPLRAKPIRVNVPRRSRYAVGALVSLTGIAVAGSAFGWQLVAKANPARPVAYLDADRYPGAEALASGLPVPSAPMRPTVSEAPAELPFPTRDGCIADWDTRDVITCTYGDLGAERTLAVVGNSHAEHWMPALQILAEQHRFRILVHLKMGCPLTLADDPMYKGEPNPDCRDWSRDVVDLLGAERPDWVFTTGTRPVDDGGDETPAEYLDVWSALHDRGLNVVAIRDTPWLRRNGIRYRAIDCLAHRGTPVSCGMRREDALSPVDPALAAAAAFPNVFPIDLTDAVCEPDVCPVVEGNVLIYHDEHHLTSTYSRSLAPELGRKLQPVLGWW, from the coding sequence GTGACGGGCGCCGCGACGATCGCAACGGCGACCGCCACCACCCCGTCCGGGGCGAGCGGTCATCGTCGCGACCTGGACGGGCTGCGCGGCATCGCCATCGCGCTGGTCGCGATCTTCCACGTCTGGGTCGGGCGGGTGTCCGGCGGGGTCGATGTGTTCCTGGTGCTGTCCGGATACTTCTTCACCGGCTCGCTGCTGCGCCGCGTCGGCTCGACCGGGTCGGCGGGCGTGCTGGTTACCCTGCGGCGCACCGCCCGGCGACTGCTTCCGGCGCTGGTCGTGGTGCTGGCGGCGGTGCTGGCCGCGACCGTGGCGCTGCGCCCGTTCACGCAGTGGTCGGATATCGCGCGGCAGACCATCGCTTCGCTGCTGTACTACCAGAATTGGCAGCTGGCGCTGTCATGGTCGGACTATCTGGCCGCCGATCCGTCGGTGAGCCCGCTGCAGCATCTGTGGTCGATGGCGGTGCAGGGACAGTACTATCTCGCCGCGCTGCTGGCGATCGCGGCGGTGGCGTGGGTGTGCCGGGCGCTGGGACGGCCGGAGTCGGCGCGCCCGGTGGCGGCCGGGGTGATCGCGGTGGCGGCGGTCGCGTCGTTCCTCTATGCCGCGCACGGTGTTTCGACCCATCAGGGCTGGAACTACTACGACAGTGCCGCGCGCGCATGGGAATTGCTGGCGGGCGCTGGGCTGGCGCTGGCGGTGCCGTATCTGGCGCCGGGGCGGCTGGTTCGGCTCGTGCTCGGCACCGCCGGGCTGGCGGCGGTCGTGCTGTGCGGCTGGCTGGTCGACGGCGTGCACCGGTTCCCGGGCCCGGCCGCGCTGCTGCCGGTGGGTGCGGCCGCGGCGCTGATCGTGGCGGGCGCGGGCCTCGCCCCGGACCGGCTGCCGCTGCCCAATCGGCTGCTCGCCGCCGCGCCACCGGTCCTGCTCGGCGAGCTCGCCTACGCGCTGTACCTGTGGCACTGGCCGATTCTCATCGTGGTGCTCACCGAAACCGGTGCGGCGAGCGCGGATTTCGAGACCGGGCTGCTCGTCCTCGGGTTGTCGTTGGTGCTGGCCTACCTGACCCACCGCTTCGTCGAGGAGCCGTTGCGCGCCAAGCCGATTCGGGTGAACGTGCCGCGACGGTCCCGGTACGCGGTGGGTGCGCTGGTCTCGCTGACCGGGATCGCGGTGGCCGGGTCGGCGTTCGGCTGGCAGCTGGTCGCGAAGGCGAATCCCGCACGGCCGGTGGCCTATCTGGACGCCGACCGCTATCCGGGCGCGGAGGCGCTGGCGAGCGGGCTGCCGGTGCCGAGCGCGCCGATGCGGCCCACGGTGTCGGAGGCGCCCGCCGAGCTGCCGTTCCCGACCCGCGACGGCTGCATCGCCGACTGGGACACCCGCGACGTAATCACCTGCACCTACGGCGATCTCGGCGCCGAGCGCACCCTAGCGGTGGTCGGCAACTCGCACGCCGAGCACTGGATGCCCGCCCTGCAGATCCTCGCCGAACAGCACCGATTCCGAATCCTGGTGCACCTCAAGATGGGTTGCCCGCTCACCCTCGCCGACGACCCGATGTACAAGGGCGAGCCCAATCCGGACTGCCGCGACTGGTCCCGCGACGTGGTGGATCTGCTGGGCGCCGAGCGCCCCGACTGGGTGTTCACCACCGGCACCCGGCCGGTCGACGACGGCGGCGACGAGACGCCCGCCGAATACCTCGACGTGTGGTCGGCGCTGCACGACCGCGGCCTGAACGTGGTCGCCATCCGCGACACTCCATGGTTGCGGCGCAATGGAATTCGCTACCGCGCCATCGACTGCCTGGCGCATCGCGGCACCCCGGTCAGCTGCGGAATGCGACGCGAGGACGCCCTGAGCCCCGTCGATCCCGCCCTCGCGGCCGCCGCCGCATTCCCCAATGTCTTCCCCATCGACCTGACCGACGCCGTCTGCGAACCCGACGTCTGCCCCGTGGTCGAGGGCAATGTCTTGATCTACCACGACGAACACCACCTCACCAGCACCTACTCCCGCTCCCTCGCCCCCGAACTGGGCCGGAAACTCCAGCCTGTACTGGGCTGGTGGTGA
- a CDS encoding SCO2522 family protein has protein sequence MRGYSEATEQPRIAAVPLSHLSIEVGHFYLNDIVGAADRLRDEFRRMVPLVAAFRDSARIQFGADARISTCYLIDDYFQPDTDAAKILGNLLGAASDAGLVIDYLARESGCWQTERFVDGVPLGESLAVAEMVAARIVAEPAPPDSGRRPPTAESGWLCNGRRSSEHEPPQAMRGRTYRPPEEFGRREHSIFLDVQLWSQQVGAGGVATTRWSCPFLAAVWHLLRLGMLRYHGAAVAEPYPWPLADPWPHNWFEVPPLLQLNPQAAPFAAYKALSMLPKRYLGIEHAVLLILDHLDLDDDVAELITASGAAEHIPVTVPARVSERLSHLLLDGA, from the coding sequence GTGCGGGGATACAGCGAGGCCACCGAGCAGCCACGCATCGCGGCGGTGCCGTTGTCGCATCTGTCCATCGAGGTCGGGCACTTCTACCTCAACGACATCGTCGGGGCCGCGGATCGGCTGCGCGACGAATTCCGCCGGATGGTGCCGCTGGTGGCGGCGTTCCGGGACAGTGCGCGAATACAATTCGGCGCCGACGCCCGGATCAGCACCTGCTATCTGATCGACGACTACTTCCAGCCCGACACCGACGCGGCGAAGATTCTCGGTAACCTGCTCGGCGCCGCGAGCGACGCCGGGCTCGTGATCGATTATCTCGCACGGGAATCCGGTTGCTGGCAGACCGAGCGCTTCGTCGACGGCGTGCCGCTGGGCGAGTCGCTGGCGGTGGCGGAGATGGTGGCCGCCCGCATCGTCGCCGAGCCCGCGCCGCCCGACAGCGGCCGCCGCCCGCCCACCGCGGAATCCGGGTGGCTGTGCAACGGCCGCCGCTCCTCCGAACACGAACCGCCGCAGGCGATGCGGGGCCGGACGTATCGGCCGCCGGAGGAGTTCGGGCGGCGCGAGCACTCGATCTTCCTGGACGTGCAGCTGTGGAGCCAGCAGGTCGGGGCCGGGGGCGTCGCCACCACCCGCTGGTCGTGCCCGTTTTTGGCCGCGGTGTGGCACCTGCTGCGGCTGGGCATGCTGCGGTATCACGGCGCCGCGGTGGCCGAGCCGTATCCGTGGCCGCTCGCGGACCCCTGGCCGCACAACTGGTTCGAGGTGCCGCCGCTGCTCCAGCTCAATCCGCAGGCCGCGCCCTTCGCAGCGTACAAGGCGCTGTCGATGCTCCCCAAGCGCTACCTCGGCATCGAGCACGCCGTGCTGCTCATCCTCGATCACCTCGATCTCGACGACGATGTCGCAGAGCTGATCACCGCATCCGGTGCGGCAGAACACATTCCGGTCACGGTACCGGCACGGGTCAGCGAACGCCTATCGCACCTGCTGCTCGACGGAGCCTGA
- a CDS encoding SCO2521 family protein, which translates to MAAATPLVVLGEVRTGLLPSATALARPQAGELLALMPGRPVRWRERPGSLAISPTLAVGVDCEVRLGGNAMPEGATARVVGTVATSVALTGGRVVQSSARTRVVRASERRRQPWSHYISRVGVTEAISRIPERATASAALADGYLTGAAGPDILDLASISERLLARVRADARLDQSPPVRAGITRLRWTAVVGGGAGPALSLHMDDDLTRSARLIVRDGADLDAAQRFCEDLAAHDWLLTVTAGALDEANRHRPHSRERLDILAPLLEHLAGLWMPGAHTPAALRALWTGLQSDPGFSRQWNTLVGRLRDSIAVATLETLRQKVFGDEWQRPEP; encoded by the coding sequence ATGGCCGCCGCAACGCCCCTGGTCGTGCTCGGCGAGGTGCGCACCGGTCTGCTGCCGTCGGCCACCGCGCTGGCCCGGCCCCAGGCGGGGGAACTGCTGGCCCTGATGCCCGGCCGCCCCGTGCGATGGCGGGAACGCCCCGGCTCCCTGGCGATTTCGCCGACGCTGGCGGTCGGGGTGGACTGCGAGGTGCGCCTGGGCGGCAATGCGATGCCCGAGGGCGCGACCGCGCGCGTGGTGGGCACGGTGGCCACCAGCGTGGCGCTGACCGGCGGCCGGGTGGTGCAGTCCTCGGCCCGCACCCGGGTGGTGCGCGCGAGCGAACGGCGGCGGCAGCCGTGGTCGCACTACATCAGCCGGGTCGGCGTCACCGAGGCGATCAGCCGCATTCCCGAACGGGCCACGGCCAGTGCGGCTTTGGCCGACGGCTACCTGACGGGCGCGGCCGGGCCGGACATCCTGGATCTGGCCTCGATCAGCGAGCGGCTGCTGGCCCGGGTGCGCGCCGACGCCCGGCTGGACCAGAGTCCGCCGGTGCGGGCGGGCATCACCCGGCTGCGCTGGACCGCGGTGGTCGGCGGCGGCGCGGGGCCCGCGCTGTCGCTGCACATGGACGACGACCTCACCCGCTCGGCCCGGCTGATCGTCCGCGACGGCGCCGATCTCGATGCGGCGCAACGCTTCTGCGAGGATCTCGCGGCGCACGACTGGCTGCTGACGGTGACCGCGGGCGCGCTGGACGAGGCGAACCGCCACCGGCCGCACAGCCGCGAGCGCCTGGACATCCTGGCGCCACTGCTGGAACACCTGGCGGGACTGTGGATGCCGGGCGCGCACACCCCGGCGGCGTTGCGGGCGTTGTGGACCGGGCTGCAGTCCGATCCCGGATTCTCCCGGCAGTGGAACACCCTCGTCGGCCGGTTGCGGGACAGCATCGCGGTGGCGACGCTGGAGACGTTGCGGCAGAAGGTGTTCGGCGACGAGTGGCAGCGGCCGGAGCCCTAG
- a CDS encoding GNAT family N-acetyltransferase produces MEIAEVPQPVYRQARLEDLPAIAAIEAEVFEEPYVYLMLRQLYDLYGSDWLVAELDGMPIGYALILEKAGRVLLFTFAVARSFQCRGYGGVLLERTLDRCRLLRAEAIYLTVRPDNHPACNLFKQAGFVVIGRDDHYFGPADPRYVFEYRLRPRRTGFGPEPRD; encoded by the coding sequence ATGGAGATCGCTGAGGTTCCGCAGCCGGTGTACCGGCAGGCCCGCTTGGAGGACCTGCCCGCGATCGCGGCCATCGAGGCGGAGGTCTTCGAGGAACCGTATGTCTACCTCATGTTGCGCCAACTCTACGACCTGTACGGATCCGATTGGCTGGTGGCCGAACTCGACGGCATGCCGATCGGCTACGCGTTGATCCTGGAGAAGGCGGGGCGGGTGCTGCTGTTCACCTTCGCGGTCGCCCGGTCGTTCCAGTGCCGCGGCTACGGCGGGGTACTGCTCGAGCGCACCCTGGATCGCTGCCGATTATTGCGCGCCGAGGCGATCTACCTGACCGTGCGTCCCGACAATCATCCGGCCTGCAATCTGTTCAAGCAGGCCGGATTCGTCGTCATCGGCCGCGACGACCACTACTTCGGCCCGGCCGATCCGCGCTACGTCTTCGAATACCGGCTGCGGCCCCGGCGCACCGGATTCGGTCCCGAGCCGCGCGACTAG
- a CDS encoding TetR/AcrR family transcriptional regulator has translation MVQRRKRLLDTEMILDAALACVEESGRLTMADLAARLGASASSIYHHLPGRAAIIEALRHRIVATVDPPDPGDDWAGEISRWMRSYREAFARHPTVIALLVGQTMTVDSALRGYDRVAALLRVAGVPAADIVPWISVLDSYALGSALDLAGAGEPWPADPADLPELTAAIEAAPHGRARADRAFDLGLTALLAGIERRM, from the coding sequence ATGGTGCAACGACGAAAACGGTTGCTCGACACCGAGATGATCCTCGATGCCGCCCTGGCGTGCGTCGAGGAGTCCGGGCGGCTGACGATGGCGGACCTGGCCGCCCGCCTCGGCGCGAGCGCCTCGTCGATCTACCACCATCTGCCCGGCCGCGCGGCGATCATCGAGGCGCTGCGGCATCGGATCGTCGCCACCGTCGACCCACCCGACCCCGGCGACGACTGGGCGGGCGAGATCTCCCGCTGGATGCGGTCCTATCGCGAGGCATTCGCCCGGCACCCCACCGTGATCGCGCTGCTCGTCGGGCAGACCATGACCGTCGATTCGGCCCTGCGCGGCTACGACCGCGTCGCCGCCCTGCTGCGCGTGGCGGGCGTCCCCGCCGCCGACATCGTGCCCTGGATCAGCGTCCTGGACAGCTACGCCCTCGGCTCCGCCCTCGACCTCGCCGGAGCGGGCGAACCCTGGCCCGCCGACCCCGCCGATCTCCCGGAACTCACGGCGGCGATCGAGGCGGCGCCGCACGGTCGCGCCCGCGCCGACCGAGCATTCGACCTGGGCCTGACCGCCCTGCTGGCCGGGATCGAGCGCCGGATGTAA